A region from the Desulfomarina profundi genome encodes:
- the hgcB gene encoding mercury methylation ferredoxin HgcB has translation MTQFCYLEDVVTLACNIDKCIGCGMCTLVCPHGVFTIKGKKAVISARNYCMECGACMRNCPVSAISVEAGEGCVRGVINELLGIKGPCC, from the coding sequence ATGACACAATTTTGTTATCTGGAAGACGTGGTTACCCTGGCATGTAATATCGACAAATGTATTGGTTGTGGCATGTGCACGCTGGTTTGCCCCCATGGTGTTTTTACCATTAAAGGAAAAAAGGCCGTCATATCCGCCCGTAATTACTGTATGGAATGCGGGGCATGCATGCGAAATTGTCCGGTATCGGCAATCAGTGTGGAAGCCGGCGAGGGTTGCGTGCGTGGTGTGATCAATGAACTGCTTGGCATTAAAGGTCCATGTTGTTGA
- a CDS encoding SHOCT domain-containing protein: MMHSGYSGFGYNGNWLCGPGAFFPGPIGWIVTLLFWALLIYLAVKIFRAVFSDKSSKNVSRLERLKERYAQGEISEDEYNRMKVEIR; encoded by the coding sequence ATGATGCATTCAGGATATTCGGGTTTTGGTTACAATGGAAACTGGTTGTGTGGCCCCGGAGCCTTTTTTCCAGGTCCTATTGGCTGGATAGTCACACTTCTTTTCTGGGCGTTGCTTATCTATCTGGCGGTCAAAATTTTTAGAGCAGTTTTTTCCGACAAATCAAGTAAAAACGTATCCCGACTTGAAAGATTGAAAGAACGGTATGCACAGGGTGAGATAAGTGAAGACGAATACAACAGGATGAAAGTTGAAATTCGTTAG
- a CDS encoding RNA polymerase sigma factor, whose amino-acid sequence MNSETDEYTVRRILAGNTQLYSIIVKRYERPIYNLMYRYSRREQEAADLTQDVFLKAYNKLSTFDCKRRFFSWIYSLAVNRARDWQRNNVVKLRALSELQWEKPTIENGSQQEKKLLAGEEINNLYAALEKLPEITREIILLRYKEELPIAELATIFKLSESAVKMRISRGLGKMKRVLGGERYENNKYNDIYQLKCFEGSESQTYSLEET is encoded by the coding sequence ATGAATAGCGAAACTGATGAGTATACCGTTCGTCGGATTCTGGCGGGAAATACTCAACTTTATTCTATAATTGTCAAACGTTACGAGAGACCAATCTATAATCTTATGTACAGGTACAGTCGCCGGGAACAGGAAGCAGCCGACCTGACTCAGGATGTTTTTCTCAAAGCGTACAACAAACTCTCCACGTTTGATTGCAAAAGACGTTTTTTCTCCTGGATTTATTCCCTGGCAGTAAACAGGGCCAGGGACTGGCAGCGAAACAATGTGGTCAAACTCCGTGCACTTAGCGAACTGCAGTGGGAGAAACCAACTATTGAGAATGGTTCGCAGCAGGAAAAAAAATTACTTGCCGGAGAAGAAATCAACAATCTCTACGCCGCTCTTGAAAAGCTCCCGGAAATAACACGGGAAATTATTCTACTCAGGTATAAGGAAGAACTACCCATCGCCGAGTTGGCCACAATTTTCAAGCTCTCTGAAAGTGCTGTGAAAATGAGAATTTCAAGAGGACTTGGAAAAATGAAGCGGGTCTTGGGAGGTGAACGTTATGAAAACAATAAATATAACGATATTTATCAATTAAAATGTTTCGAAGGTAGTGAAAGTCAAACATATTCCCTGGAGGAAACGTAA
- the hgcA gene encoding mercury methylation corrinoid protein HgcA — MTVPGQAESPTLIFPMARPLPEGAGKLSLPSVFQSFVTGTLETETGDVPLVSSKLFWRDKRGHYLVRWNIGRDHFTVEPGLYGLGKPTADSAVLVTANYKLSFDTLRQTMTGRSCWILVLDTKGINVWCAAGKGTFSTEELVDRIKASRLTDIVNHNRLIVPQLGATGVAAFDVKKYSGFSVVYGPVMLQDLPVFIDSACIASPEMRLKKFPFRERLTLVPVEIMQAFKQGLPFIVAFLFLAGFAGDNSFLSNLKLHGIPLALAFLTGIASGTILCPLLLPWVPGRAFSVKGALCGLVLFIIFFGFSGLYAMDYSLLEKSSWPLITLAVSSWFGMSFTGASTYTSLNGVRKEMLRAMPIQFFSLVCGISLWAASLWFD, encoded by the coding sequence ATGACTGTTCCCGGGCAAGCCGAGTCACCGACACTGATTTTTCCCATGGCCAGGCCACTACCTGAAGGTGCCGGTAAATTGAGTCTCCCCTCTGTTTTCCAGTCCTTTGTTACAGGCACTCTGGAAACAGAGACAGGCGATGTCCCCCTGGTCAGTTCCAAACTGTTCTGGCGGGACAAACGCGGTCATTATCTGGTACGATGGAATATTGGCCGCGACCATTTTACAGTGGAACCGGGACTTTATGGGCTTGGAAAACCGACGGCAGACAGTGCGGTATTAGTGACGGCAAATTATAAGCTGAGTTTTGATACTCTCCGGCAGACAATGACCGGCAGGTCATGCTGGATACTGGTGCTTGACACAAAGGGAATAAATGTCTGGTGTGCTGCTGGTAAGGGCACCTTTAGTACTGAAGAACTGGTGGATCGCATCAAGGCCTCACGCCTCACCGACATTGTCAATCATAACCGACTTATTGTACCTCAGCTTGGGGCAACCGGCGTTGCCGCCTTTGATGTTAAAAAATACAGTGGGTTTTCGGTTGTTTACGGCCCTGTCATGCTGCAGGATCTCCCGGTATTTATAGATAGTGCCTGTATTGCCAGTCCAGAGATGCGCCTAAAAAAATTTCCATTCAGGGAGCGACTGACTCTGGTTCCTGTTGAGATTATGCAGGCTTTTAAGCAGGGTCTTCCTTTTATTGTGGCTTTTCTTTTTCTGGCCGGTTTTGCAGGTGACAATTCTTTTCTGTCAAATTTGAAACTGCACGGTATACCGCTGGCTCTTGCTTTTTTAACAGGTATAGCATCGGGCACTATTCTATGTCCATTGTTACTTCCCTGGGTTCCCGGTCGGGCTTTCAGCGTAAAAGGAGCTTTGTGCGGACTTGTTCTTTTTATCATATTTTTTGGTTTCTCGGGATTGTATGCTATGGATTATTCACTACTGGAAAAAAGCTCCTGGCCACTTATCACTCTGGCTGTTTCCTCCTGGTTCGGCATGTCGTTTACCGGGGCATCAACCTACACCTCCCTGAACGGTGTCAGAAAGGAAATGCTGCGGGCCATGCCAATCCAGTTTTTTTCACTAGTCTGTGGCATCAGTTTATGGGCTGCTTCTCTGTGGTTTGACTGA
- a CDS encoding ArsR/SmtB family transcription factor, translated as MENNVSLQNEQCDCRCIHEKRVEAAHEQALPEKANEQLAALFKAMGDPNRLKILWALDQDEMCVCDLAFFLGVSESAVSHQLRQLRQLQLVSNRRDGPVLYYRLNDNHVSLLVHLALEHLNEEFLNNS; from the coding sequence ATGGAAAACAATGTATCTTTGCAGAATGAACAGTGTGACTGCCGCTGTATCCATGAAAAAAGAGTAGAGGCAGCACATGAACAGGCATTGCCTGAAAAGGCCAATGAACAGTTGGCGGCTCTGTTTAAAGCCATGGGCGACCCGAACCGGTTGAAAATTCTCTGGGCTCTCGACCAAGACGAAATGTGTGTCTGCGATCTTGCGTTTTTCCTGGGAGTCAGTGAATCTGCAGTCAGCCATCAGCTGCGGCAATTGAGACAGTTGCAGCTGGTCAGTAATCGTCGGGATGGACCGGTTCTCTATTACCGGCTCAACGATAATCATGTCAGTCTCCTTGTCCATCTTGCCCTTGAACATCTCAACGAAGAGTTTTTAAACAACAGTTAA
- a CDS encoding SO_0444 family Cu/Zn efflux transporter, producing MFTFIYNVILSSWDMLQQASIYILFGLLIGGMLKMFLSPAYVAAQLGSGRFSSVFKAALLGIPIPLCSCGVLPAATSLKKQGANNGATTAFLISTPESGVDSISITWALLDPIMTIARPISAFISAFVAGSAENFLNPPDRDKRPTPDLSCPIDNCCDGKDCPPKEHKHHHGLIEKLSIGIKYAATDLWADLAGWFFVGILLAGLISVLVPDAVIAKYLGGGLGSMLLMLTFGIPLYICATASTPIAAAFIMKGVSPGTALVFLLVGPATNITSLSVLVGLLGKRATALYLISIAAVSVLCGLAVDAIYISLGISAVAAVGQAAEVLPGWLMLGATLLLLLLSIRPLYSIVLGWFGKGDGCGCSSDGCTTDHGHDHSHENDKDAACNCGSACQTTVPVQIQSTTTINKNPKI from the coding sequence ATGTTCACTTTTATCTACAATGTTATTTTATCCTCATGGGACATGCTCCAGCAGGCCTCCATTTATATTTTGTTTGGACTGTTGATCGGTGGAATGTTGAAAATGTTCCTTTCTCCGGCGTATGTAGCAGCGCAGCTGGGCAGTGGCCGGTTCAGTTCGGTCTTTAAAGCTGCCCTCCTCGGTATCCCCATTCCTCTTTGCTCCTGTGGGGTTCTGCCGGCCGCCACCTCACTGAAAAAACAGGGAGCCAACAACGGGGCCACAACCGCATTTCTTATTTCCACTCCGGAATCCGGTGTGGACTCCATCTCGATAACATGGGCCCTGCTCGACCCTATCATGACTATAGCAAGACCGATATCTGCTTTTATTTCCGCTTTTGTCGCTGGAAGTGCTGAAAATTTCCTCAATCCACCTGACAGGGACAAACGGCCAACACCCGATCTGAGCTGCCCAATTGATAACTGTTGTGATGGAAAAGACTGTCCTCCGAAAGAACATAAACATCATCATGGACTCATTGAAAAACTCAGTATAGGTATCAAATATGCGGCAACCGATCTCTGGGCTGACCTCGCCGGCTGGTTTTTCGTGGGAATCCTCCTGGCGGGACTGATCAGTGTTCTGGTTCCTGACGCCGTCATAGCGAAATATCTGGGCGGTGGACTTGGCTCCATGCTGCTTATGCTCACCTTTGGAATCCCTCTCTATATTTGTGCTACCGCTTCAACTCCCATCGCCGCGGCTTTTATCATGAAAGGTGTCAGCCCTGGAACAGCACTGGTTTTTCTGCTGGTTGGTCCGGCCACAAATATTACCTCATTGTCTGTTCTGGTTGGTCTGCTCGGTAAACGTGCCACAGCTCTCTACCTTATATCTATTGCAGCAGTCAGTGTTCTCTGCGGGCTTGCGGTTGACGCCATTTATATCTCACTGGGCATATCTGCCGTTGCCGCGGTAGGACAGGCTGCCGAGGTATTGCCTGGTTGGCTGATGCTTGGCGCCACTCTGCTCCTTCTCCTGCTTTCGATTCGACCACTTTATTCTATTGTCCTTGGCTGGTTCGGCAAAGGGGATGGCTGTGGCTGTTCATCAGATGGCTGCACCACAGACCATGGCCACGATCACAGTCATGAAAATGATAAAGATGCTGCCTGCAACTGTGGCAGTGCATGCCAGACAACAGTCCCTGTACAGATCCAGTCGACCACAACTATTAATAAGAATCCGAAAATATGA
- a CDS encoding periplasmic heavy metal sensor: MKKEMKKTAIISILVLGLFAVPVFAHNTNTSQQQMNSNMMGQGMQGNGMMGGGMMGQGMQGGGMMGRGMMGGGMMGGNMMGQGNWNNMGCNGMMGGAMMNQMTPNQQQSFMDATAELRQKMIDLRFAYREAMRNPNTDPKDLAEIEKQMLDIRSQMISKMENLQTK; this comes from the coding sequence ATGAAAAAGGAAATGAAAAAAACTGCAATCATCTCAATTCTGGTTCTCGGACTTTTTGCAGTCCCGGTGTTTGCTCATAATACAAACACTTCACAGCAACAAATGAACAGTAACATGATGGGCCAAGGTATGCAGGGTAACGGCATGATGGGTGGCGGTATGATGGGTCAAGGTATGCAGGGCGGCGGAATGATGGGACGTGGCATGATGGGTGGTGGTATGATGGGTGGCAACATGATGGGCCAGGGTAACTGGAACAACATGGGCTGCAACGGCATGATGGGTGGTGCGATGATGAATCAGATGACCCCGAATCAGCAGCAGTCATTTATGGATGCCACTGCTGAATTGCGACAGAAAATGATTGATCTTCGCTTTGCTTACAGGGAAGCAATGCGTAACCCCAATACTGATCCAAAAGATCTGGCTGAAATAGAAAAACAGATGCTCGATATTCGTTCACAAATGATAAGCAAAATGGAGAACCTGCAGACAAAATAA
- a CDS encoding PP2C family protein-serine/threonine phosphatase has product MRKPLASGISRTGINRPKNDDRFITIDLDENYLLLAVCDGLGGHPDGDIAAEDIIGCLKRMKFDRIENATPLSDAIHQADLIIRKKITAAPDLEGMGATVTAAVIGPKRVYWAHIGDSRMYLMRNNIIRQVTRDHTFLQDLIDWGDVPLETASKHPMSHVLDQCVGCIDNGIDSGDFERADGDILILCTDGLHGVVSEEQMAEIILSSKQLSRCSAGLFEAAVHGGSLDDITIVLASS; this is encoded by the coding sequence ATGAGAAAACCCCTTGCCAGTGGAATATCACGTACCGGGATAAATCGCCCGAAGAATGATGACCGTTTTATCACGATCGATCTTGACGAAAACTACCTCCTCCTTGCCGTGTGTGATGGACTGGGAGGACACCCCGATGGTGATATTGCCGCCGAAGATATAATAGGCTGCCTGAAGAGAATGAAATTTGACAGGATTGAAAATGCCACTCCTCTGTCCGATGCCATACATCAGGCTGATTTGATAATTAGAAAAAAAATAACAGCCGCTCCTGATCTGGAAGGGATGGGTGCAACGGTAACTGCTGCTGTTATTGGGCCCAAAAGAGTATACTGGGCTCACATCGGGGACAGCCGGATGTACCTCATGAGAAATAACATTATACGGCAGGTCACACGAGACCACACTTTTTTACAGGATCTGATTGACTGGGGAGATGTCCCGTTGGAAACGGCATCAAAACATCCCATGAGTCACGTCCTGGATCAATGTGTAGGCTGTATTGACAATGGTATCGACAGCGGTGATTTTGAGAGAGCGGACGGCGATATCCTCATTCTCTGCACAGATGGCCTGCATGGTGTTGTTTCAGAAGAGCAGATGGCGGAAATAATACTGTCATCAAAACAACTTTCCCGTTGTAGTGCAGGACTGTTTGAAGCAGCTGTACATGGCGGGAGCCTCGATGATATAACAATTGTGCTTGCCTCTTCTTAA
- a CDS encoding SHOCT domain-containing protein — protein MWGCDWNGFWGGTGGWGIGFGFLNVFFVLLMVFVLTYACYRLFRSSRPVPSGFTDQQDSLHILKSRLARGEISLEEYQEMHQVLAPDR, from the coding sequence ATGTGGGGCTGCGACTGGAACGGGTTTTGGGGTGGTACGGGAGGCTGGGGGATTGGCTTCGGATTTCTGAATGTTTTTTTTGTCTTACTGATGGTATTCGTTCTGACCTATGCGTGTTACAGGCTGTTTCGTTCATCCAGACCTGTTCCCAGTGGTTTTACTGATCAGCAGGATTCTTTGCATATTCTTAAATCCAGACTTGCAAGAGGAGAAATATCTCTTGAAGAGTATCAGGAAATGCATCAGGTTCTCGCGCCCGACAGGTGA
- a CDS encoding tetratricopeptide repeat protein, whose product MRFQNIIILGCSVLLLSGCGVGQAVKNSFQGTRYLQTKEYSEGESTFRATVANNPTDPLANYYLGRFLLARKKSAQALPYLKKAVSLNRKDADYLFWQGVAQGELGLIQQERKSYQAALAIKEKHLQAMIYLGHNLLKDKDYEASLAIYQKVLHIWPSSPSALYNRALIARILKRRSEEKVGWLSYLSRYPSGNLAILATNHLNSLGDFSYRNHHLRGRTITLANIQFKPFTAVLSKRALGSLNVIGATVSNIGNGKLQVLVFQENNKDLARLRAVSIKKYLLEQFPALTTEKIGISWFDKPEKTIIDGKRIANGESVRFFLTAMDTRLRPAKKLSKS is encoded by the coding sequence ATGCGTTTTCAAAATATTATTATTCTTGGATGTTCAGTTCTCTTGTTGAGCGGGTGTGGTGTGGGACAGGCTGTTAAAAACAGCTTTCAAGGCACCAGGTATCTGCAGACAAAAGAATATTCCGAGGGAGAATCGACATTTCGGGCAACCGTTGCCAACAATCCGACAGATCCACTGGCAAATTATTACCTGGGGCGTTTTCTGCTTGCCAGGAAGAAATCTGCACAGGCCCTACCCTATCTGAAAAAGGCAGTATCCCTTAATCGAAAAGATGCGGATTATCTGTTCTGGCAGGGTGTAGCCCAAGGAGAACTTGGATTAATTCAACAGGAAAGAAAGAGCTACCAGGCGGCACTTGCGATAAAAGAAAAACATCTCCAGGCGATGATCTATCTTGGTCATAACCTGTTGAAAGACAAAGATTACGAAGCCTCACTTGCCATATACCAAAAAGTTCTTCACATCTGGCCATCCAGCCCATCAGCTTTATATAATCGTGCCCTTATTGCCAGGATTTTGAAACGCCGTTCCGAAGAAAAAGTGGGCTGGCTTTCATATCTATCAAGATATCCTTCAGGGAATCTCGCAATTCTTGCGACAAATCACCTCAACAGCCTGGGAGATTTTTCCTACCGGAACCACCATCTCAGAGGCCGCACAATAACTCTTGCCAATATACAGTTCAAACCCTTTACCGCGGTATTAAGTAAGCGGGCGCTGGGATCACTTAATGTCATTGGCGCGACAGTCTCAAATATTGGCAATGGTAAACTGCAGGTCCTGGTATTTCAGGAAAATAACAAAGACCTTGCGAGGCTGCGTGCTGTCAGTATCAAAAAATACCTGCTCGAACAATTTCCTGCATTAACGACTGAAAAGATCGGAATCAGCTGGTTTGACAAACCTGAAAAGACAATAATTGATGGAAAACGTATAGCAAATGGAGAATCGGTACGTTTCTTCCTTACTGCAATGGATACACGTCTGCGACCTGCAAAGAAATTGAGCAAAAGTTAA
- a CDS encoding ATP-binding protein translates to MSAILVTVVFTLAVMNYNREKKYMIKILNEKGASLIRTFEAGARTGMMGRFGTLPRLDTLIKETASQQDILYIAIVDSSGIILAHNISGKIGNHLMASGRSAELTPTTDVQWRLIGDSGRHQTFEVYKLFLPAFRQQNPMEHGTMNGPRDMGRMGSSCESSWMMGLPAEKIFNPENRPAIFIGMDATPFQEAIREDIKFTLILSFTLILLGMAGVVSLFWARNSTKSKKLLGDMRAFAYEMIATLPEGIIATDNQLKIRYINQVAADMLNIQTISSRGVSLNTVLPSTIVSLCNSSRTSGALIEDEVEIKHVDDRTFPASVIATNVLSDDGTFVGLMLIVKDLTQLKKLQMEVQRKDKLAAIGNLAAGVAHEVRNPLSSIKGYATYFKSLFEKDSENSRAADVLISETDRLNRVITELLELSKPSDVKLRKTALRPLLESTLRLIQHEAQSSNVQVDLEINDEVTFAFLDPDRFTQVMVNIYVNSIQAMVDGGILNLNVSADQNHITISVSDTGPGLKKEIARKMFDPYFTTKTKGTGLGLSIAQKIVEAHHGTIRVDSREGKGTSVIISLPARVE, encoded by the coding sequence ATGAGTGCTATTCTTGTCACGGTTGTCTTTACTCTTGCTGTCATGAATTACAATCGTGAAAAAAAATATATGATCAAAATTCTCAATGAAAAAGGAGCTTCATTGATCAGAACGTTTGAGGCCGGTGCCAGAACCGGTATGATGGGGAGATTCGGAACCTTACCCCGGCTTGATACCCTGATAAAAGAGACAGCATCCCAACAGGACATACTCTATATTGCTATTGTCGATTCTTCCGGTATTATTCTGGCCCATAACATTTCCGGCAAAATCGGGAATCACCTTATGGCATCCGGTCGCTCAGCAGAGCTTACTCCGACAACGGATGTTCAATGGCGATTGATTGGTGATTCCGGCAGACATCAGACGTTTGAAGTGTATAAGCTTTTTCTACCGGCTTTCAGGCAACAGAACCCGATGGAACATGGCACAATGAACGGTCCCCGCGATATGGGACGTATGGGAAGCAGCTGTGAATCAAGCTGGATGATGGGGCTGCCTGCGGAAAAAATATTTAACCCGGAAAATCGTCCCGCAATATTTATTGGGATGGATGCAACACCCTTTCAGGAGGCAATCAGGGAAGATATCAAATTCACACTTATTTTATCCTTTACCCTGATCCTGCTGGGAATGGCGGGAGTAGTGTCTCTTTTCTGGGCCAGGAATTCAACAAAATCAAAAAAATTACTCGGCGACATGCGTGCTTTTGCCTATGAAATGATAGCGACACTTCCCGAAGGCATTATAGCAACGGACAATCAGCTGAAAATCAGATATATAAACCAGGTAGCCGCTGATATGTTGAATATTCAGACAATCAGCAGCAGGGGAGTGTCCCTGAACACGGTTTTACCATCCACCATAGTCTCTTTGTGCAACTCTTCCAGAACCAGTGGTGCTCTTATCGAGGATGAGGTGGAGATAAAACATGTTGATGATCGTACTTTTCCCGCATCGGTTATAGCTACAAACGTCCTGTCCGACGACGGCACATTCGTTGGGCTCATGCTTATTGTCAAGGACCTGACACAACTGAAAAAACTGCAGATGGAGGTGCAGCGGAAGGATAAGCTTGCAGCCATTGGCAACCTGGCGGCGGGGGTTGCTCACGAGGTGAGAAACCCACTCAGTTCCATCAAAGGTTATGCGACCTATTTTAAAAGTCTTTTTGAGAAAGACAGTGAAAACAGCAGAGCTGCCGATGTACTTATATCTGAAACAGACCGGCTGAATCGTGTTATTACGGAACTGTTGGAATTATCCAAACCTTCTGATGTAAAACTCAGGAAAACAGCCCTGCGTCCTCTTCTGGAATCCACCCTGCGACTGATTCAGCACGAGGCGCAAAGTTCAAATGTTCAGGTTGATCTGGAAATTAATGACGAGGTTACCTTTGCATTTCTTGACCCTGACAGATTTACCCAGGTTATGGTCAATATTTACGTGAACAGTATTCAGGCAATGGTGGATGGTGGTATTCTCAATCTCAATGTTTCTGCAGATCAGAATCATATCACCATCTCAGTATCTGACACCGGTCCCGGTTTGAAAAAAGAGATTGCCCGGAAGATGTTTGATCCGTATTTCACTACAAAAACAAAAGGTACCGGGCTGGGACTGTCCATTGCTCAGAAAATCGTAGAAGCACACCATGGTACAATACGAGTTGATTCCAGGGAAGGAAAAGGGACCTCCGTTATTATTTCCCTGCCAGCCAGAGTGGAGTGA
- a CDS encoding serine/threonine-protein kinase: MGDSHNVTFKPGKVLDSKWIIIEHIGKGAMGEVYRAHQTNLKRDVAIKIISEDVMSEIADDPDELEIAFGRFQREVQTMAQVRHTNILTIYDYGELVETDGDRESHVAYIVMEYIPGNSLRFTLTEDGLDDEPELYRQWVYNYFMPVLDGVEMLHNNKIVHRDLKPENIFLDGDIPKIADFGLARSQHMKAVTCSIEMLGTLAYMSPEQCADFKYADYRADIYALGKILYEAVNGTLTKNEVPFTSVCIENPQTVFLQDMSRIIEKATAEKPENRYQTIHELRNDIKQALAENVGDVINISPKSEITASPGKMVTDRQIKLFGLGIVIVIILVIAVDLYDFFYKTESPVSVEEKTYAGITEKPIAKHVITVAKGGKLEKTIHGKDGSTLLLTGDLRDTKEGRFLFYMDDRKITNFLFLEFLHNVESQVVVKNGIVRHGNKIVIYIGDGSAPEDSILFEHNTFHLKNQDLGSKPVLRVTYHGAQMYAKQYGKELLTDKEWLFGYRYHLVNTLLAESVKPVSWDQMENNMMFNSNPSVKTVLDGMGQKLKEWITMTGSTTDSANLSPTADRPVSGVMDASRAHNDGKPIMRFPWEGFEDVGFRTKIPVVRK, from the coding sequence ATGGGTGATTCCCATAATGTCACGTTCAAACCGGGAAAAGTTCTGGACAGCAAGTGGATCATTATTGAACATATCGGCAAGGGAGCCATGGGTGAGGTATATCGTGCCCACCAAACCAACCTGAAGCGGGATGTGGCAATCAAAATAATCTCTGAAGATGTGATGTCAGAAATAGCAGATGACCCCGACGAACTTGAAATAGCCTTTGGCCGGTTCCAGCGCGAAGTCCAGACAATGGCACAGGTCCGTCATACCAACATTCTGACTATCTACGATTATGGCGAGCTGGTGGAAACGGATGGTGATAGAGAGTCTCACGTTGCCTATATTGTCATGGAATATATCCCGGGAAACTCTCTGCGTTTTACCCTTACCGAAGATGGCCTTGATGACGAACCTGAACTCTATCGCCAATGGGTGTACAACTATTTCATGCCAGTGCTTGATGGTGTGGAAATGCTGCACAATAATAAAATTGTCCATCGCGATCTGAAACCGGAAAATATTTTCCTGGATGGAGACATACCCAAAATTGCTGATTTCGGTCTTGCCCGCTCCCAACACATGAAAGCTGTGACCTGTTCCATAGAAATGCTTGGTACACTGGCATATATGTCTCCTGAGCAATGTGCCGATTTTAAATATGCCGACTATCGGGCAGATATTTATGCTTTGGGAAAGATTCTTTACGAGGCAGTAAACGGAACACTGACAAAGAATGAAGTACCTTTTACTTCTGTCTGTATCGAAAATCCGCAGACTGTATTTTTACAGGATATGAGCAGAATAATTGAAAAAGCTACTGCGGAAAAACCTGAAAATCGATATCAGACCATCCATGAGCTGCGAAATGATATTAAACAGGCCCTTGCAGAGAATGTTGGAGACGTAATAAATATATCACCCAAAAGTGAGATAACAGCCAGCCCTGGAAAAATGGTTACAGACAGACAGATAAAGCTGTTTGGCCTGGGAATTGTTATTGTGATAATTCTGGTTATAGCGGTTGATCTCTATGATTTTTTCTATAAAACTGAGTCGCCTGTCAGCGTGGAAGAAAAAACGTATGCAGGAATAACTGAAAAACCGATTGCAAAACACGTCATTACCGTTGCCAAAGGTGGCAAGCTGGAAAAAACAATACATGGCAAAGATGGCAGCACCCTGCTTCTTACCGGAGATCTTCGGGATACAAAAGAGGGGCGATTCCTCTTCTACATGGATGACAGAAAGATAACAAATTTTCTCTTTTTAGAATTTCTTCACAATGTCGAAAGCCAGGTTGTCGTGAAAAACGGCATTGTTCGGCATGGCAATAAAATTGTCATTTATATCGGCGACGGCTCCGCTCCTGAAGATTCAATTCTTTTTGAGCACAATACTTTTCATCTGAAAAATCAAGATTTGGGGAGTAAACCTGTTCTGCGTGTTACATATCACGGTGCACAGATGTATGCAAAACAATACGGCAAGGAGCTTCTAACCGATAAAGAGTGGCTGTTCGGATATCGATATCACCTGGTAAATACTCTGTTGGCGGAGTCTGTAAAACCTGTGAGCTGGGATCAGATGGAAAACAATATGATGTTTAACAGTAACCCCTCTGTGAAAACCGTACTGGATGGCATGGGACAAAAGCTCAAGGAATGGATTACTATGACTGGCTCCACGACGGACAGCGCAAACCTCTCCCCGACTGCTGATAGACCTGTTTCAGGGGTTATGGATGCCAGCAGAGCCCATAATGATGGAAAGCCGATAATGCGTTTTCCCTGGGAAGGGTTTGAAGATGTCGGGTTTCGCACCAAAATTCCTGTAGTCAGGAAATAA